TGCGCCTGTGATCAGAACCAGACGATCAGGGCGAGGACCCCCAGCAGGATCGCTGCGATCACGCAGGCACGCAGAAAAGCCACCATCTGGTGACGGGTGTGCAAATGCCCCGCGGTATGCCACTCAGGCTGTGGCAGGGCTGATCCGGATCCCATCGGCTGCGACGCCATCAAACACTCCTGACCTGCACGATCAATGTCTGGCCCCCCAGTGAGTTCTGTCACAACATCTGATGTGACGCCGATCATAGCCCCACCGTCGCGCCATCACGAAATCGGGTGGTGCGCCGAGCGGATCACGGTGATTCCAACGGGCGGTCGCACCCGGCTGCGGGCACGGCGTGGGCCGTCGCGGGGTCCGACGAACATTTAGTCCCTCGAACGATTTCGCTCGGTGTCCGGGACGTTGTTGATCGCAGCCGTGTGAGTCCCCAGCGTTGTCCACAGAACCATCCAGGAAGCACACAGGCGATGCCGGTCAGGCGCTGTCCTCACGGACTGAGGCCTGTGGATAGACCTGTGGAAACTGTGGATAGTCGCGAATTGCTGAGGTCGCACTGCCGGAGTCGGGGACGCAACCGGTGGGTGCATCGGGTATGTCCACGTGCGAGCATGGAGGGTATGGACGATGTGGAAGTCGCACAGGCGAACATCGCCGCCGTACCCACGACGTTCGACGAGTCGGTGGTACTGCTCGACGTCCGCGAGCACGACGAGTGGCAGCGCGGTCACGTCGCGGGCGCTCAGCACATCCCGATGGGCGAGGTCCCGGCGCGGATGGCCGAGATCGACCCCGATGCCGAGTTGTACGTGATCTGCCACGCCGGCGGCCGCTCGCTGCGGGTCGCGAACTACCTGGCCCGTAACGGCTACACCCCCATCAATGTCGAGGGCGGCATGCTGGCCTGGGCGGGCGCGGGCCGCCCCCTGATCACCGACGACGGCAGTGCGGGCGCCATCTGATCCCGTACCGGGTGGCTAGGCTGGTCCGATGATCCAGGTGTGTTCGCAGTGCGGGACGCGCTGGAACGTGCGCGACCGTCAGCGGTCGTGGTGCCCCCGCTGCGGCGGTGGCCTGCTGGCCCCGTCGGCGCCCGAGTCGCAGTGGGCGGGGCAGTCCCGACCCCAAGCCCAGCAGGCCCAGCGTGCGCAGGCACGGTTGGCGCCCGGCTATCGCTGGATCGCGGTACGTCCCGGCGCCCCGCCGCCGGCCCGTCCGCAGCGGCGCCCACTGGGGCCGACGCCGCGGTATCACACCATTCCGCGGTGGGGCCTGTTCCAGGACTTCGGCGTCGCCGAACATCAGCAGCAGAGCACCCGGACCGGTCCGACGGCCCACACCGTGCGCCTGGTCATGGTTCTCGCGATGATCGCGCTCGCGGGTGCGGCGTTCGCGCACATCCTGCGGTACGTGCTGCTCCTGATCAACCGCAGCGTGCTGCTGCACCCGGTGATCGCCTGGGGTGGAGTCCTGCTCGGCATGCTCGCGAGTCTGCTGGTCCTCGCGGTCATGGCGATCACCGTCGTGACGATAATCTCGTGGCTGGTCGCACGCAGGCGTGAGGCGTATTCGCAACGCGGACAAGAAGACCCACGTTCAGCACTCGAATTGTGGGTGTGGTGTCTGGTGCCGGCCGTGAACGTGTTGATGGCGCCGGTGCTGGTGCTGGAACTGGCGCGGCTCGAGAACCGTCTGACGCTTTTGCGGCGCCCGATCGTGGTGTGGTGGATCGTGTGGGCGCTCAGCGCCATCGTGGCCACCTGGTCGATCGCCAGCACGGTGTTCGTCACGTTCTTCAACAACACCCCGCAGAACATCGCCGACAACACCGTGACCGTGACGATCGGCTATCTGCTCGGGCTGGCGGCCCTGCTGCTGGCCTATCGGGTGTTCCAGGGATTCGAGGCCGCCCAGACCGGCGGACGCAACGTGCGGCGCTGGGTCGTCGTGGCAGAAGGTGCGGCAAGCCCTGCGGCCCCGAGCACAGCGTCCACCGATACGACCACCAAACCCGACACGGCTGAGCAACCGGACCGCGAACCGGCCGACGAACAGGCACAACGGCGGGAATCGGCCGTTGCGGTTGAGCGCGCCGGTCAGAACCCGGCAGCATAGCCTCATGAACGTGGCCGACGCTGGAGCCGATGGGCAGGCACCAACGGGCCCGACGCATCCGTTCGTGGTGGCGCATCGCGGTGCGTCGGCCGACCGACCCGAACACACCCTCGCCGCCTACGATCTCGCGCTGCAGGAGGGCGCCGACGGTCTGGAATGCGACGTTCGCCTGACGCGTGACGGGCACCTGGTGTGCGTGCACGACCGAAGGGTGGACCGGACATCGACGGGGACCGGTCTGGTGAGCGAGATGACGCTGGCCGAGCTTCGGAAGCTGAATTTCGGCTCGTGGCACTCGAGTTGGCGTCCGGACAGCTCCGATGACGACACCGGTGTGTTGACCCTCGACGAACTCGTCCGGATGGCACTGGACTGGAACCGGCCGGTCAAGCTGTTCATCGAGACCAAGCATCCGGTGCGCTACGGCGCGCTGGTGGAGAACAAGCTTTTGGCCCTGTTGCACCGGTACGGGATCGCCTCACCGGCGTCGGCCGACATGGCGCGCGCGGTCGTGATGTCGTTCTCCGCGGCGGCGGTGTGGCGCATCCGCCGCGCCGCCCCGATGCTGCCGACCGTGCTGCTGGGTGAGACGTCGCGGTATCTGGGCGGCAGCGCCGCCACCACGGTGGGTGCCACCGCGGTGGGTCCGTCGATCACGACGCTGCGCGAGCACCCGGAACTGGTGGACCGGGCCGCGGCCCAGGGGCGTGCGTTGTACTGCTGGACCGTCGACCACTACGAGGACGTCCGGTTCTGCCGGGACGTCGGGGTGGCCTGGATCGCGACGAATCATCCCGGCCGCACCAAGGAGTGGCTGCAGAACGGCCTCACGGGTGCGGGCCGGGACTGACGCGTCGATCTAGAGTGCGCCGCCGGCCGCGCGCGGCGCCGTCGGATCCGCACCGGCGGCCGACATCTCCCTGGCGACGAAGTCCTCGAGGTGGAACAGGTTCGAACCGGCGCGGTCGGCGATACGCACCAGCGTGGTCATCGCCGCGACCTCCTCGACCTGCTCCTTGAGGAACCATTGCATGAACTGTTCGCCGAGGTGGTCACCTTCGTCGCGGGCGACGCTCGCGAGCCGGCTGATCTGGTCGGTGACGGCGCGCTCCTGGTCGAGTGCGAGTGCGAGGGCGTCTCGCGGCGTGGTGAAGCTGTTGCACACCGGGTCGACGCCGGGGATCTCGACCTCGACGTCACGGTCGAGCAGATACTGCACGAGCATCATCGCGTGATTGCGCTCTTCGACCGCTTGGCCGTAGAAGTGCTTGGCAAGCTGCGGCAGATCGGCGCCATCGAAGAACACAGCGATTGCAATGTATTGCTGGGAGGCCGTGAATTCACTGCGAATCTGGTCTTGGACAAGTGCGTGAAATTTCGTGTCGAGTGCGCCGCTGGTCGTCATGATCGTGAGGATATAGCAGGTCAAGAGGCATTGTCAGCGAAGGTCACCCTCATTGAGGCGAGCGTTACCTAACTTGTGTTATGCATTGTGAACTAGGTAAATGGTGTTTGCTGGAGCCGGTATTGAGCTTTGCCTAAGCTCAATTGACCGGGCTGTCGAGCACGTCAGGCGGTATCGGGCCGTCGGTGCTCAGCGCGTCGAACAGCCGCGTCGCGGCATCGCTGTCCCACACCACGACATCGCCGGCACCGTTGTGGCCGAACTCGCCGATCGGCACCGTCGTGGTGACCAGCTCGCCGCGCAGCGTCCACGCGAGCCGGGCGAGGTCCCACACGTGCGCGTCCTCGTCGACTGCGAGCGTGCCGGTCGCCGCGCGCATCATCGGACCCCAACGCAGGGGGTTCAGCCACACCGTGGGGCTCGCCGCGCGATGTAGCAGCGCCGACATGAACTCCCGCTGATGGATCATCCGGTCCAGGTCGGCCCGCGGGGTCGCGCGTGTCCGCACGAAGCCGAGCGCGCTACGCCCGTCGAGTTCCTGGCAGCCGGCCGGCAGATCGATACCGGCGAGCGGATCGTTGATCGGTCCGGTCGGGCACACGGTCACCCCGCCCACGGCGTCGACCAGGGCCGCGAAGCCGCCGAAACCGACCTCGGCGTAGTGGTCGAGGTGCAGGCCCGTCGCGGCCTCCACGGTCTGTGCCAGCAGCGGGGCTCCGCCGAGCGAGAACGCCGCGTTGATCTTGTCCTCGCCGTACCCCGGAATCGGGACGTAGGAGTCGCGCGGGATCGACACCATGGTTGCCGGTGTGCTCGACCCGAGGCCCGGGATGTGCACCAGGAGGATCGTGTCGGTGCGACCGCTGCCGAGATCGCCGCCGGTGGTCAGTTCCGCCTGCTGTTCCGGTGTGAGGCCCTCGCGGCTGTCCGACCCCACGAGCAGCCACGTGGTGCCGCGGCCTGAGGCGGGGCGGTCCTGGTGGTCGGCGAGCGCGGGTATGCGTTGCAGGGACGTGTCGATCCACACCAGCGCGCCGACCCCGGCCAGCACGGCAATCATCAACAGCGCCAACACGATCCGGCCCCAGCGGCGGCGACGCCGTGGTTTGTGTGCGGCCGGCGCAGGAGGGGGTGGTGTCGAGGTCTTGCTGGTCTTGCGCACGGCGGGCGGCGGCACAGGCGCACGCCGCGCCGGTGCAGGGGGAGCCGGGCGCCGCTGCGGAGGCGGCGGTGGTGCGGCCGGCCCCCGCCGGACAGGTGCCTGACGCGGCGCTGGCGTCTGACGGGGAGGGGGTGCGTGACGTGGAGGTGGCGGCTGACGTGGAGGTGGCACCGGCGGCCGATGGTGGGGATCTCGGCGGATGAACTGCGACGGCTCTCCCGACGGCGGCCGGGTACCGGGACGCCGCAGACGCGGATCCCGATCGCCCTCCGGCGGGGTGAAACCGTTCATCCCAGCAATGTACGTGGCGACTACTTCAGCCAGCCGAGATGATGTGCCAGCAGGGCGTAACCGACGAATGCCACCGCGTCGATGAGGGTGTGGGCGATGATCAGCGGCCACAGCCGTCCGGTGCGCTGCCATGCGTAGCCGAACACCAGGCCCATCACGAGGTTGCCGAGCCCCGCGCTGTAACCCTGGTAGAGGTGGTAGGCGCCGCGCAGCAGGCTGGAGATCACCAGCGCACGCGTGGGGCTGATGCCGAGCTGACGCAGGCGCGTGAGCAGGAAGCCCACGACGATGACTTCCTCGGCCCAGCCGTTCGCGAATGCCGAGCCGAGGAGTACGGGGATGCGCCACCAGGTGTCGTACAGTTCGGCGGGTTCCACGTCGGCGCTCAGTCCCAGGATGCGGGCCACGACGTAGAACCCGAGTCCGGGCAGGCCGATGAGTGCGGCCAGAGCCAGGCCGCCCAGGCCGTCGGCGCGCGCCCGCGGGCGGCCCAGGCCGATCGCCGTGGGGCCGATGCCGCTGCGCCACAACAGATAAAGGGCCAGCGCGCCCCATGCCAGCAGGTTGAAGATCCCGGCCAGGTGCAGGCCGAGGTCGATGAGATCGAACGGGGACCGGCGCGGGTTGAGCGCGACGGTCTGACCGGACAGGCCGAGCAGGACCGCCTCGATCAGCCGCAGCAGTGCCGTGTAGGCGCTGAGGCCGAATGTCACCGCCAGGACGACGGCGATCTCGATCTTGATCGTGCGGCGCGATGGTTCACGGTGCTCGCGCTGCTCGAGGGGGCGGGTCACCGGAGCTACCGTAGCGGTCCCGTCCGGCCGGCGAGAGTCAGATCCGGCGCGCGCGCAGCCCGTTGAGGAACGGGCAGCCCATGAGCACCCGGATCGCCTTGCTCAGGCCGGGTACGTCGTCGACCGGCGCGGGGAACGGCAGCCGCACGTCGTGATCGCCGTCCTCGTTCTCGACGCGCAACTGCACGCCGTAGCGGTCGAGGCCCAGCGGCCGGACCCGGCCCTGCCGCAGCGCGACGGGAAGACGCGTGGCGAGCCGGTCGACGACATCGCGGTGTGCCGACTCCATGTGCTGCAGCCAGCTGGACTCCATGGCGCAGAACGGATCAGGGCGGGCGGCCAGCAGGGCGCCGACGGAAACGGCCTCGGCGCCGGTGGAGTCGGCGACCACGATCGACTCGATCTCCAGGCGCAGCAGGGCATGCGTATCGTCGGCGTCGCCGGTGGGCGAGGAGTTGACCTGCAGCAGCGCGGGATTGGGGTTCTCGGTGGCGACCAGGTCGAGGAGGTCGGCCACCTCGGAGCCGGGTACGTGCTGCAGGCGTCCGCGGATCCACACCAGTGAGCGCACCGGTTCACGCAGCGGCAGCGGCGCGTAGTCGGTCATCTCCACCACGGCCTGCACACCGGCAGAACCGGAGGACAGCACCGTGCCCACGAGCGGCCCGTTCTCGGGGACGGTGATCGCGAACGAGCCGTCCTGGAGCAGGTGGTGCACGGGCGTGGCCAGCGGCTCGATGCCCTCGACGGCGAGCATCGCACCGCCGCCACGGGCGCATGCGCTACGGATCCGCTCGGCCGTCGTCGGTGCTGCTACTGCCATGTCGCGTCGCCTTCCTTCGAGTGAGGTAAGCCTAACTTAACTGGACGCGCGGAAGCTCCGCAAGGCTTACCGGAGGCGGGAGCGTTCACTGACCGGGGTCGGCCACCCGACCGGATAGGGTTGGCAACGTGCCGCGAATCGCATATCTGGGCCCAGAGGGAACCTTCACCGAGGCGGCATTGCTGCAGATGGTGGACCAGGGCATGGTCCCGGGCCCGGCCGAGCGCGCCGGCGGATTCACGGCCGTCCGGACCGACAGCACGCCCGGTGCGCTGAGCGCCGTCCGGGAAGGCCGCGCCGATTTCGCGTGCGTGCCGATCGAGAACTCGATCGACGGTTCGGTACTGCCCACCCTCGACAGCCTCGCGGCGGCAAGCCCGCTGCAGATCTACGCCGAGCTGACCCTCGATGTGGCATTCACGATCGTCGTTCGGCCCGGCCACGTCGGCCCGGTGCGCACCGTCGCGGCGTTCCCGGTGGCCGCGGCACAGGTGCGCCACTGGCTCGCGGCGAATCTGCCCGAGGCAGAGGTGGTTCCGGCCCACTCGAACGCCGCTGCGGCGCACGACGTGGCCGACGGAAAGGCCGACGCGGGCGTGAGCACGCGCCTGGCGGCGGCGCGCTGCGGCCTCGACGTGCTGGCCGCCGATGTCGTCGACGAACCCAACGCCCGCACACGGTTCGTCCTCGTCGGTCTGCCCGGCACACCGCCACGGGCCACCGGCGCCGACCGCACCGCCGTGGTGTTGCGGCTGGCCAACGAACCCGGTGCCCTGGTCACGGCCATGACCGAGTTCTCGATTCGTGACATCGACCTGACCCGCATCGAATCCCGCCCGACGCGAACCGAGTTGGGCACCTACATGTTCTTCCTCGACTGCGTCGGGCACATCGACGACGATCCGGTCGCCGAGGCACTCAAAGCGCTCTACCGACGTTGTGTGGATGTGCGATATCTGGGTTCCTGGCCGACGGGGTCGGCCGCAGGCGCGCCGCCTCCGCGTTTGGACGAGGCGACGCAGTGGCTCGAGGGCTTACGCGCCGGATCGGGCGGCGCATGAGTGGCCGCCTCGTTCTCGTCCGGCACGGGCAGTCGCGCGCGAACGTCGACCGCCGTCTCGACACGCGCCCGCCGGGCGCCGAGCTGACCGATCTCGGGCACGATCAGGCCCGGCGGTTCGTCACGGTGTTCCCGCGGCGGCCCGCGCTCGTCGCGCACTCGGTGGCGCGCCGGGCGGCGCAGACCGCGTCCGGCATCGCCGGTGAGATCGGCCTGACCCCGCAGGAGTTCGAAGGCGTCCACGAGGTGCAGGTGGGCGAGCTGGAAGACCGCAACGACGACGCCGCGATCGCCCAGTTCGAGGCGATCTACCAGCGCTGGCATCAGGGCGAGCTCGACGTACCGATGCCCGGGGGCGAGTCCGCGGTCGACGTGCTCGACCGGTACGTGCCCGTCGTCGACCATCTGCGGATGAACTACCTCGCCGACGACGGGTTCGACAGCGACATCGTGCTGGTGAGCCACGGCGCGGCGATCAGGCTCGTCGCCGCCGTGCTCGCCGGTGTCGACGGCAGCTTCGCGCTCGAACACCACCTGGCCAACACCGAGTCGGTGATCCTCACACCCACCGCCGACGGCCGGTGGAGCTGTGAGCGATGGGCGACGCACACACCGCCGTTCCACCCCGAACCGGAAGTCCAGCCGGTCACCGACGCGCTGACGTCGAAGGATCCGATGGGCTAGATCGCGAGCGCGATGTCGTCCCCGCACACGCAGCCGACCGCCGCGCAGTCGATGCTGAAGGTGTGCGCTATCTCAGGGGTGGTGCAGCCGGCGTCTGTGCACTCGACGCGGTACCGGACATGGTGGATGAGGGTGCCGTGGCAGTGCTCCAGCCCGGCCACACACTCCCGGCACTGGATCGTCATGTCCCGTTCATAACACCGCGCGCCGACAAAACCGGGTTGCCGCGCGGGCGTTTCGGAGTCCGAATGGGTTCGATGGTCGTTGGTGGTCTTCGCGTGAGCGCTCATCCCCACCCCAACTCGTGGAGCCGCTGGTCGTCGATCCCGAAATGGTGGGCGATCTCGTGGATCACGGTGATCGCGACCTCGTCGACCACATCGTCCTCGGTCTCGCAGATGTCCAGCAGGGCATCGCGATAGATCGTGATGGTGTCGGGCAGTGAGCCCGCATACCAGGAATCCCGTTCGGTCAGCGCCACACCCTGATACAGCCCGAGGATCTCGGGCTCGTCGGAATTGCGGTCCTCGACGAGCACCACGACGTTGTCGATCGCCGCAGCCAGTTCGGGAGGTACCAGGTCGAGCGCGTCGGAGACCAGCTCCTCGAACCGTTGCGGGTGCATCCGCACGGCCACGGGTCACGGACCCGGCGGCGGGGGCACCGGCGCACCGGGCGGCGGCGGAACGTCGACCGGACCGGGTGGTGCCGGTGCCGGTGGGGGCGGTACGGGCGCGGGTGCCGGTGCCGGTGCGGGCGGAACGCCCGGTGGCGGCGGCGGCGCGGGTGCCGCGGGCGGCGGCGGGTTGAACGTGTTCTGCTGCGTCGGAGCCGGCTCGGTCGAGGGAGTCTCGGTCGCCTGCGCGGGCATGTGCTGATCGCTCGACGACGATGACTCCGACGAGCCCGACGAGGAGGAGTCCGACGAACTCGACGATCCTGAGGACCCCGAGGACGAGGACGAACCCGACGAAGACGAATCGGAGCTCGAGGACCCGGACGACGTGTCCACCACATCCGGCATCGGGATGGGGTCGAGGTTGAGCCGCTCGGCCGGGATGTCAGGCGGCGCCACGGGCGGCTGCCCGTTGATCAGCAGCGACCCCTTGGCGCTGTTGACGAGAGTGGACCAGCCACCGTTGCCCAGTGTCGCGCCGATGCTGCACGACACCTGACGGCTGCCCGCCGACCAGCTCGGCAGCGAGATGGTGCTGTAGCTCAGCGCGAGCGTGGTGCTGCGCAACTGCACCGGGGCCAGGTAGGCGTCGGTCTGCTTGGTGCAGGCTTCCTTGATGAACTCGTCCTGGTCGTCCTCGGGTGGTAGGGCGCCGGGGAACTTCTCGGCCAGGTTGACCGCGCCGGTCACCTCCATGGCGTGCGGTGCCGCGCAGTCGACGGGGACATCGGTGGGCTGATTGGTGGCAGGGTCGATGCCGAGGCATGTGCCGGCCGGCCAGACCTTGGACTGGTCGATCTCGGCAACCTTGCCGCTGTACTCCAGCTGGGTGTCACCCGGTCCGAGCAGCTGCAGCCCGCACAGCATGCGGCGTTCACCCGACTGCTTCCACGCCTTCTCACCCGACCACAACAGGCCGATGGTGAACTTGCCGTTCGGATCGAACTTGGGCCCCAGATAGGACTTCAGCGCGGGCGTGCACTGTTCCTGACTGATCTGCTTGATGCGGTCCACCGACGGCGGCGGGGCGCTCGGGCCGTACTCGCTGCCGGGGAACGTGCGCATGTCGATCGCCTCGGCCACCTCGAAGCGGTGGTTCTCGCCACAGTCGACGATGCGCGCCGCGTCGGGGTTGCGTCCCGGCCAGTTCAGGCAGTCGCCGGTCTTGACGTGGTTGAAGGTCTCGTTGCCGCGCGGGCCGAGCGCGATGGCGCCTGCGCTGAGCGCGGTGTTCGCGCCCTCGCTTTGGGGCAGTGCGGTGATCAGGCCCGCGATGAGCAGACCGCCGAGAGCGGTCAACAGCAGCGCACGCCGCGTCGACGCGGCGTGCAGGCTGAGCCAGAACCGCCCCTTGCGTTCGGGCTGATCGGGAAGCTGGTCTGGGTGCTCTGGTGCCTCCAACATCCGCTCCATTGTGACAGGCGTGTCAGGGGCTGTGACAACTGATGCGGTTGTAACGTTACGAGGTTGTGCTTGCGCCGGGTCGGTAGCCGCCCAGGCGCCCGCCGGTCGCCACCTCGGGCCCACCTGGAATGTACGTACCGCCGCACCAAAAGTAGGGTTGCGCCCGTGATCGACCTCAGGCTGCTGCGCGAGAATCCCGACATCGTCCGCGCGTCCCAACGCGCCCGCGGCGAGGACCCGGCGCTGGTGGACGCGCTGCTGGCCGCCGATGCGGCGCGCCGCTCGGCGGTGTCGGCCGCCGACAACCTGCGGGCCGAGCAGAAGGCCGCCAGCAAGCTCGTCGGCAAGGCGTCCCCCGACGAACGCCCCGCCCTGCTGCAGAAGGCCAAGGATCTCGCCGAGCAGGTCAAGGGCGCCGAGGCCGCGCAGGCCGAGGCCGAGAAGGCGTTCACCGCGGCGCACATGGCCATCGCCAACGTGATCATCGAGGGCGTGCCCGCAGGCGGCGAGGACGACTTCGTCGTGCTGGAGACCGTGGGTGAGCCGCCGGCCATCGAGAACCCCAGGGACCACCTGGAACTCGGCGAGTCACTCGGCCTGATCGACATGGAACGCGGCGCCAAGGTGTCGGGGTCGCGGTTCTACTTCCTGACCGGCCCGGGCGCCATGCTGCAGCTCGGCCTGTTGCAGCTCGCCGCGCAGGTGGCCGTGCGCAACGGGTTCACGCTCATGATCCCGCCCGTGCTGGTGCGCCCCGAGGTGATGAGCGGCACCGGCTTCCTCGGTGCGCATGCCGACGAGGTGTACCGGCTGGAGGCCGACGACATGTACCTCGTCGGGACCTCCGAGGTCCCGCTGGCCGGCTACCACGCCGACGAGATCCTCGATCTGTCCGACGGACCGCGCCGCTACGCGGGCTGGTCGTCGTGCTTCCGCCGCGAGGCGGGCAGCTACGGCAAGGACACCCGCGGCATCATCCGCGTGCATCAGTTCGACAAGGTCGAGGGCTTCATCTACTGCAAGCCCGAGGACGCCGAGGCCGAACACGAGCGGCTGCTGGGCTGGCAGCGCGAGATGCTGGCCGCCATCGAGGTGCCGTACCGCGTCATCGACGTCGCCGCGGGCGATCTCGGTTCGTCGGCCGCCCGCAAGTACGACTGCGAGGCGTGGGTGCCCACGCAGCAGACCTACCGGGAGCTCACGTCGACGTCGAACTGTACGACGTTCCAGGCGCGCCGGCTGGCCACCCGCTACCGCGACGAGAACGGCAAGCCGCAGATCGCCGCGACCCTCAACGGAACGCTCGCCACGACGCGTTGGCTCGTGGCGATCCTGGAGAACCACCAGCAACCAGACGGCAGCGTGCGTGTTCCCGCCGCCCTGGTTCCCTACGTCGGAACGGAAGTGCTCAAACCATGATCGACATCGACCTCACCGAAGTACGCAACTGGTTCGGCTTCGGCGTCGCGGGCAACTTCGCCGGACACCTCGAACAGGCCGGGGAGGCAAGCGATTTCACCAAGGTGGTGACAGAGGGGTACGCGCCGAAGGGCATCTTCCCGTGGTACGCGCCCGGCCGTGACGACTTCCTCGGGCAGTTCCCGCTGTCCACCGACAGCATCAAACTGCCGGCGGACGACGAGGGCTTCGACGGGCCGCTCAACCTGCAGATCGAACCGGAGGTCGGGGTGGCGTGCCACGTGGTGTGGAACGGCGACACGGTGGTGCGGCTGGAGCCGTTCGCGCTCGGCGCGTTCAACGACTGCTCGATCCGCAGGCCGGGCGCACCGAAGATCAGCCACAAGAAGAACTGGGGACCGTCGTCGAAGGGCGTGGCGCCGAAGTTCTTCGACATCAGCGATCTGACGCCGGACGGCCCGACCGCGACCATGCGGCTGGTGTGCTACCTGCGGGAGGACGGCGGCCAGCAGCACGCGTACGGCGTCGACTCGCCGCTGGTGGGCTACTCGTATTACGGCGAGGTGCTGCTGGACTGGATCGTCGAGCGGCTGGCGAACCAGAAGGGGTCGGCCGACACGCCGCTGGAGGACGTGGGAGCGCTGATGGTGGCCAGCGGGCACCCGGAGAACGTGCTGATCGGCATCGGCGCGACGCGGTACACGCCGCTGGGGGAGTCGACCTACCTGAAGCCCGGCGACGAGGCCATCGTGCGCGTCTACGACAGCGCCTCCAGCGAAGCCTCGGAACTGCGTCAGATCGTCACGACCGCCTGACGCCTCACGGGTTCAGCAGTTCGTCGAGTCTCGCGGTGAACTCGTCGGGATCGGCGGGGGTGAACGCCGGGCGCCAGCGGGCGCC
This genomic window from Mycolicibacterium goodii contains:
- a CDS encoding rhodanese-like domain-containing protein — protein: MDDVEVAQANIAAVPTTFDESVVLLDVREHDEWQRGHVAGAQHIPMGEVPARMAEIDPDAELYVICHAGGRSLRVANYLARNGYTPINVEGGMLAWAGAGRPLITDDGSAGAI
- a CDS encoding DUF4328 domain-containing protein, with protein sequence MIQVCSQCGTRWNVRDRQRSWCPRCGGGLLAPSAPESQWAGQSRPQAQQAQRAQARLAPGYRWIAVRPGAPPPARPQRRPLGPTPRYHTIPRWGLFQDFGVAEHQQQSTRTGPTAHTVRLVMVLAMIALAGAAFAHILRYVLLLINRSVLLHPVIAWGGVLLGMLASLLVLAVMAITVVTIISWLVARRREAYSQRGQEDPRSALELWVWCLVPAVNVLMAPVLVLELARLENRLTLLRRPIVVWWIVWALSAIVATWSIASTVFVTFFNNTPQNIADNTVTVTIGYLLGLAALLLAYRVFQGFEAAQTGGRNVRRWVVVAEGAASPAAPSTASTDTTTKPDTAEQPDREPADEQAQRRESAVAVERAGQNPAA
- a CDS encoding glycerophosphodiester phosphodiesterase, translating into MNVADAGADGQAPTGPTHPFVVAHRGASADRPEHTLAAYDLALQEGADGLECDVRLTRDGHLVCVHDRRVDRTSTGTGLVSEMTLAELRKLNFGSWHSSWRPDSSDDDTGVLTLDELVRMALDWNRPVKLFIETKHPVRYGALVENKLLALLHRYGIASPASADMARAVVMSFSAAAVWRIRRAAPMLPTVLLGETSRYLGGSAATTVGATAVGPSITTLREHPELVDRAAAQGRALYCWTVDHYEDVRFCRDVGVAWIATNHPGRTKEWLQNGLTGAGRD
- a CDS encoding ferritin, which translates into the protein MTTSGALDTKFHALVQDQIRSEFTASQQYIAIAVFFDGADLPQLAKHFYGQAVEERNHAMMLVQYLLDRDVEVEIPGVDPVCNSFTTPRDALALALDQERAVTDQISRLASVARDEGDHLGEQFMQWFLKEQVEEVAAMTTLVRIADRAGSNLFHLEDFVAREMSAAGADPTAPRAAGGAL
- a CDS encoding LCP family protein, with the protein product MNGFTPPEGDRDPRLRRPGTRPPSGEPSQFIRRDPHHRPPVPPPRQPPPPRHAPPPRQTPAPRQAPVRRGPAAPPPPPQRRPAPPAPARRAPVPPPAVRKTSKTSTPPPPAPAAHKPRRRRRWGRIVLALLMIAVLAGVGALVWIDTSLQRIPALADHQDRPASGRGTTWLLVGSDSREGLTPEQQAELTTGGDLGSGRTDTILLVHIPGLGSSTPATMVSIPRDSYVPIPGYGEDKINAAFSLGGAPLLAQTVEAATGLHLDHYAEVGFGGFAALVDAVGGVTVCPTGPINDPLAGIDLPAGCQELDGRSALGFVRTRATPRADLDRMIHQREFMSALLHRAASPTVWLNPLRWGPMMRAATGTLAVDEDAHVWDLARLAWTLRGELVTTTVPIGEFGHNGAGDVVVWDSDAATRLFDALSTDGPIPPDVLDSPVN
- a CDS encoding CPBP family intramembrane glutamic endopeptidase; the encoded protein is MTRPLEQREHREPSRRTIKIEIAVVLAVTFGLSAYTALLRLIEAVLLGLSGQTVALNPRRSPFDLIDLGLHLAGIFNLLAWGALALYLLWRSGIGPTAIGLGRPRARADGLGGLALAALIGLPGLGFYVVARILGLSADVEPAELYDTWWRIPVLLGSAFANGWAEEVIVVGFLLTRLRQLGISPTRALVISSLLRGAYHLYQGYSAGLGNLVMGLVFGYAWQRTGRLWPLIIAHTLIDAVAFVGYALLAHHLGWLK
- a CDS encoding DUF2470 domain-containing protein: MAVAAPTTAERIRSACARGGGAMLAVEGIEPLATPVHHLLQDGSFAITVPENGPLVGTVLSSGSAGVQAVVEMTDYAPLPLREPVRSLVWIRGRLQHVPGSEVADLLDLVATENPNPALLQVNSSPTGDADDTHALLRLEIESIVVADSTGAEAVSVGALLAARPDPFCAMESSWLQHMESAHRDVVDRLATRLPVALRQGRVRPLGLDRYGVQLRVENEDGDHDVRLPFPAPVDDVPGLSKAIRVLMGCPFLNGLRARRI
- the pheA gene encoding prephenate dehydratase; translation: MPRIAYLGPEGTFTEAALLQMVDQGMVPGPAERAGGFTAVRTDSTPGALSAVREGRADFACVPIENSIDGSVLPTLDSLAAASPLQIYAELTLDVAFTIVVRPGHVGPVRTVAAFPVAAAQVRHWLAANLPEAEVVPAHSNAAAAHDVADGKADAGVSTRLAAARCGLDVLAADVVDEPNARTRFVLVGLPGTPPRATGADRTAVVLRLANEPGALVTAMTEFSIRDIDLTRIESRPTRTELGTYMFFLDCVGHIDDDPVAEALKALYRRCVDVRYLGSWPTGSAAGAPPPRLDEATQWLEGLRAGSGGA
- a CDS encoding histidine phosphatase family protein produces the protein MSGRLVLVRHGQSRANVDRRLDTRPPGAELTDLGHDQARRFVTVFPRRPALVAHSVARRAAQTASGIAGEIGLTPQEFEGVHEVQVGELEDRNDDAAIAQFEAIYQRWHQGELDVPMPGGESAVDVLDRYVPVVDHLRMNYLADDGFDSDIVLVSHGAAIRLVAAVLAGVDGSFALEHHLANTESVILTPTADGRWSCERWATHTPPFHPEPEVQPVTDALTSKDPMG
- a CDS encoding metallopeptidase family protein, with translation MAVRMHPQRFEELVSDALDLVPPELAAAIDNVVVLVEDRNSDEPEILGLYQGVALTERDSWYAGSLPDTITIYRDALLDICETEDDVVDEVAITVIHEIAHHFGIDDQRLHELGWG